The genome window TCTTAAAAAAAGGCTTAAATACATGTTGTGAAAATTTGCCATTAGCATGTTTTTGTTATAAAATTGTAAAACAATTAACCAAACAAACTATTATTTAACAAAATCATTACAATTATGAAAAAATTAATTTTATCAGCAACTGCTTGCTTAATGTTGTTTTCTTGTCAAAACGACCAAAACGAATTAACTACTGATGCAACAAATGCAGTTACACAAAGAAAATGTGCAACGCAAGATGTTTTGGAAGCTCAATTAAAAGCCGACCCAACATTAGCCATTAGAATGAATCAAATTGAAGCTTTTACTCAGAAGGCATTATTAACAAAGCGTTTAGTAAATGGAAAAATTGAAATTCCAGTTGTTGTTAATGTTTTATACCGAACTACTTCTGAAAACATTTCTGCCGCACAAATTCAATCTCAAATCGATGTTTTGAATAAAGATTATAATGCTCTAAATTCGGACTACAACTCTGTACCTGCTTTATTTGCAGGAGTTAAAGCCAATGTAGGTATTACGTTTGTATTAGACCAAATAGTGAGAAAATCCACAACAAAAACTTCATGGGGAACAAATGATGCAATGAAAAAAACAAGCACAGGCGGTCTTGCGCCAATCTCTCCAACTACAAAACTTAATATGTGGGTTTGTACTATTGGAGGTGGAATATTAGGTTACGCACAGTTTCCTGGTGGAGCTTCGTCTACAGATGGAGTTGCCATTGATTCTAAATATTTTGGATTATCTGGATCAGCAAATGCGCCCTTCAATCTAGGAAGAACCGCTACTCACGAGGTGGGACACTGGATGAATTTAAGACACATATGGGGGGACGCTACTTGCGGTAGTGATTTGGTATCAGACACACCTACACATAATGATAAAAATTTTGGTTCACCAGTTTATCCACACTATAGCACTTGTGCTGGTACTCCAGTAGAAATGACAATGAATTATATGGATTACACCGATGACAATGCAATGTATATGTTCTCAGCAGGACAAAAATCTAGAATCTCTGCCATATTTGTTTCAGGTGGTGCAAGAGCTTCATTTGGAATATAATTTTCCCATTATATTTTAGTTTTAAAAACTCGCTTCTTGTTAGCGGGTTTTTTTATCTTTATAACCTGAGGAAGTTCGAAAATTAAGGATTTCATCAAAAAAAAAACAAGCTAGCTTTAAATGAAATCACACTCAGATATATAACTAAATACAATCATATGATTACATCCAAAATTATTGGGAATGGTATCCTGAGAGCTATCGCAGTTTTGATTTTAGCTGCATTAGTGCTTTATTTTTTATATCAGATTCAGAATATATTAATTTATCTTTTGGTATCACTGATACTAACTTTAATAGGCACGCCTATTTTGAATTTTTTGAAGAAAAAATTAAAATTCAGGCATACAATAGCTACAATCACGGTTTTATCTATTTACTTCCTATTAATATTGGGTTTTATCATGATGTTTATTCCTTTGATAATTTCGCAGGGACAAAATCTATCTCTTTTGAACACAGCCGAAATAGAGAGAAACAGCTTAGAACTCATTCAAAAAATAAACACTTTTCTTGAACATCATCATATTGATTCTGCAAAGGTTTTTAACCCTAACAGCTTTAAATCGTTTATCAATTTTAATACAGTTCCCAATTTTCTAAATTCGGTTTTAGGAACAATCAGCGGTTTTGGCATGGGATTTGGCTCAGTTTTGTTTATTACTTTTTTCTTTCTTAAAGACAGATCAATAATTCTTGAAGGCGCAAAATTATTGATCCCTGATTCACACGAGGAAAAAATATTAAACTCAATAGAGAAAATAAACCTATTGCTTTCCCGGTATTTCATTGGATTATTGATTCAGCTTTTTATTGTTTTCATATTATATACCATTGTTTTATTCATTTTTGGAATACCAAATGCCTTTGTAATTGCTTTTCTATGTGCAGTTTTAAATATTATCCCTTATTTAGGACCGCTGATTGCTTCGGTATTTGCAGCAATCTTGACGATGTTAAGCAATTTAGGATCCGATTTTCAATCCGAAATTTTACCTGCCACAATTTACATATTAATAGGTTTCTGGGTAGTGCAGTTAATTGATAATAATTTTTCACAGCCCATTATTTTTTCCAAAAGCGTAAGTTCTCATCCGCTGGAAATTTTCCTCGTAATATTAATTGCCGGCTTTTCTTTTGGAATTTTAGGGATGATAATTGCGATACCGCTGTATACTATTTTGAAGGTGGTTTGCAAAGAATTTTTTCCTGACAATGAGTTTATACAAAATATAACAAAAAACATATAAATTGAATTTAGCCGTTTTAAATCCTAAAATACAGGAATTTATAAATTTAAATATTGGAGTTTCTGTTTCAAAACTGGCGCTTCAAAAAAATCCGTTTCCAACTGTTGAATGGATTTTAATTTTGAATCAAATCGCAGCAAAATCAAAAGCACAAGACAAACTCCCAACTTGGTTTGCGGCTACAAATATTATTTATCCAAGCAAAATTTCGGTTGAACAGACTTCATCGGAAATAACTGCACTCCACAAAGCATCTATTGTTTCGGGCGAAAACTTAATTGATTTAACTGGAGGATTTGGTGTTGACGATTATTATTTTTCAAAAAAAATAAAAAATGTAACGCATTGCGAAATAAATTCAGAATTATCTGAAATTGTGAAGCATAACTTCAGTCATTTAAACAATAAGAATATTACTTGCTGTGCTGGTGACAGTAATGAAATCCTTTCTGAATTAAAAACAAAATGGGACTGGATATACATTGATCCTTCAAGAAGAAATGATACCAAAGGTAAAGTCTTTATGCTAAAAGACTGCCTGCCGAATGTTCCCGAAAATCTGGATTTTTATTTTGAAAAAACTAATTCCATATTAATAAAAACAGCCCCAATATTAGACATTTCTGCAGGAATCAATGAATTGAACCACATCATAACAATACACATTGTTGCAGTTGACAATGAAGTAAAAGAACTCCTCTGGGAATTAAACAAAGGTTATAACGGAGCTATTACTATTAAAACTATAAATCTTGCAAAAGAAAAAACCGATACTTTTGAATTTATTCTGGACCAAAATCAAGAGCAGCCAAGTTTTAGCCTTCCAAAAAAGTATTTATACGAGCCAAATAGTGCCATAATGAAGTCTGGAGGTTTTGACCAGGTTGGACTGTTTTATAAATTAGACAAACTGCATAAACACTCACATCTTTATACTTCTGATGAATTAATACCATTTCCCGGCAGAATTTTTCAAATAGAGAAATGCATTCTTTATAACAAAAGTGAAATGAAAATCCATCTGGAAAACCAGAAAGCAAATATCACAACCCGAAATTTTACTGATACTGTAGAAAACATTCGAAAAAAATGGAAAATAAAAGAAGGAGGAAATTTATATTGTTTTTTTACGACTGATGAAAATAACAGTAAAATTGTTTTAATTTGCAACAAAATAAAATAGAAATGAAACACATACTAGTTCTAGCATTCTGCATATTAAATATTACACTTTACGCTCAAAAACCTTGTGAATACTCTACTAATGTTACCGATTCAATCGGTACATACAAATCAACAAAAGAATACTTAATTCATGAAAAAGTCTTTGGAGGAAATTCGAATTACATTTTTTGTTCCTTAGCATTAACAGACGGACTGCCAACTTTATCACTGCAGTTTATTCAAAAAAGCAAAGACTTTGTAAAAGCTAATTGTTTTGACAAAAATTCAAAAATCTTTCTACAGCTTCAAAATGGTAAAATCGTAACGCTTATACATATTGACCAAGTAAACTGCGGATCATTAATTCGTGATGACAAAGGCTTTGACAACAGGGTAAAAGCCGGAACATTTATGTTTGCAAAAGACAATTACGAAGAGCTGAAAAAATCTCCGGTTATTTTAATGCGTATAAAATACCTAACAGACGTAGAAGATTATGTTTTCAAAAAAGAATTCACTGCCGAACTTGACGGAAAAACATACCAGCCTGAAACATATTTCATGAATAACATTAGATGCATTGAGTAAAACTAATGTTATTCATGAAATAATATGTTACATCGAAAAATCTGATTCATTACAGCACTAACAAAGGAGCAATAATTCCGAAACTAAGCTGTCCTGAGGTTCCGTTCACAGCGCCAAAATTATCTTTGGCATAGGACGAATAATTATTTTTCTTAGCAATATAACCTGCATAAAACTTCATATTTAAGTCCGCGAAAGGCGAATATTCAATTGTTGGGATAATTCCATATGAAGTAAGCATATGATTGTTTTTATTAGAATCGAGATTGCCTTTCCAGTACGAATTGTCATTCATTAGAGTAAGCAAAAGATTTAATTTTGGACGAATCTGGTACTCAGCTCTAATCCAGTTTTCGACATAAGCAACATTTTCTGCTGCATATGGGTGCTTGGCTTTGATGATGTTCGAAACCACACATTTTTGATCCAAATCCTCTTTACTGTACTGAAAATCATAATACAGCAGCAGTTTATTATTTTTATACTTGTTCCCTAGAGAAATTAAGCTTCGGCCGGCATTTTTGGCATCCATAAAATAACCATAACTATAGGTAGTTTCCAATTTCCCGTCAAACAAACTTCCTTTCCAGTTTGCAACTCCCGCCAATGGTGTTTCTGTAGCTGTAATTCCCGGTGGAATCGTTGTCCCAAATTGATCCTGAAACGTTTTGGTCCTTGCATTCAGCACCTGAAAATTGAATTTGTTCTTATGATCTGCTAATGCATATAAAAGCGATGCACCCACCATGAAATTATCACCATAATTATTAATCGTGTTATACGATAAAATTTCAATTGGATTTGTTATGAGTTCGTAACCTCCCCAATCACCAATCATTTTCCCAAAAGATAATTTCGTTTGCGGAGCAGCATCGATGGTCAAATAAGCCATATCAACCGCACGGCTGGCATTGTCAATTGTGTTGGGATCGGCAATTTTGGTATATCGGTTTCGGAATCTAAAGAAAACTTTATCATGGATTTTACCTTTAACTTCAAATCGGAACTGATTAATCGAAAAAAGTGAATTCACATGCTCGCTATCCGCAAAATAATTATCGAAAGCGAAACGGGAATTAAAGATAACATCTACATCTTTCAGCAGAGAGGCTTTAGAAACTGGAATCAAAGGTAAATCTGCAGTATTGACTTCTTGAGTTGTTTTTTGGGCAAAAGCAAAAACAGGATATAATATTGTAATGCAAAAGCATTTTAGAAAAAAATTCATTTTTAAGGTATTTAGACTATTTGTAATTTGATTAAATGTTAGGAAAACTGAATCTATACCCCATTTTTAATATCAAAAATTACCTTACCTGTTTCAATGTCATACTCAGCACCAATAATCGAAACTTTCTTTTGATTATAGCTTTCTTTTAAAATTGGCTCCGCATTTTTCAAAAAATTTACCGCATGCTGAATATTGGCGCTTACAGCATTGTCAACAGATAATTTATTTTCTTCAGCAAGATTAT of Flavobacterium marginilacus contains these proteins:
- a CDS encoding AI-2E family transporter codes for the protein MITSKIIGNGILRAIAVLILAALVLYFLYQIQNILIYLLVSLILTLIGTPILNFLKKKLKFRHTIATITVLSIYFLLILGFIMMFIPLIISQGQNLSLLNTAEIERNSLELIQKINTFLEHHHIDSAKVFNPNSFKSFINFNTVPNFLNSVLGTISGFGMGFGSVLFITFFFLKDRSIILEGAKLLIPDSHEEKILNSIEKINLLLSRYFIGLLIQLFIVFILYTIVLFIFGIPNAFVIAFLCAVLNIIPYLGPLIASVFAAILTMLSNLGSDFQSEILPATIYILIGFWVVQLIDNNFSQPIIFSKSVSSHPLEIFLVILIAGFSFGILGMIIAIPLYTILKVVCKEFFPDNEFIQNITKNI
- a CDS encoding porin; the encoded protein is MNFFLKCFCITILYPVFAFAQKTTQEVNTADLPLIPVSKASLLKDVDVIFNSRFAFDNYFADSEHVNSLFSINQFRFEVKGKIHDKVFFRFRNRYTKIADPNTIDNASRAVDMAYLTIDAAPQTKLSFGKMIGDWGGYELITNPIEILSYNTINNYGDNFMVGASLLYALADHKNKFNFQVLNARTKTFQDQFGTTIPPGITATETPLAGVANWKGSLFDGKLETTYSYGYFMDAKNAGRSLISLGNKYKNNKLLLYYDFQYSKEDLDQKCVVSNIIKAKHPYAAENVAYVENWIRAEYQIRPKLNLLLTLMNDNSYWKGNLDSNKNNHMLTSYGIIPTIEYSPFADLNMKFYAGYIAKKNNYSSYAKDNFGAVNGTSGQLSFGIIAPLLVL
- a CDS encoding zinc metalloprotease; the encoded protein is MKKLILSATACLMLFSCQNDQNELTTDATNAVTQRKCATQDVLEAQLKADPTLAIRMNQIEAFTQKALLTKRLVNGKIEIPVVVNVLYRTTSENISAAQIQSQIDVLNKDYNALNSDYNSVPALFAGVKANVGITFVLDQIVRKSTTKTSWGTNDAMKKTSTGGLAPISPTTKLNMWVCTIGGGILGYAQFPGGASSTDGVAIDSKYFGLSGSANAPFNLGRTATHEVGHWMNLRHIWGDATCGSDLVSDTPTHNDKNFGSPVYPHYSTCAGTPVEMTMNYMDYTDDNAMYMFSAGQKSRISAIFVSGGARASFGI
- a CDS encoding THUMP-like domain-containing protein, with the translated sequence MNLAVLNPKIQEFINLNIGVSVSKLALQKNPFPTVEWILILNQIAAKSKAQDKLPTWFAATNIIYPSKISVEQTSSEITALHKASIVSGENLIDLTGGFGVDDYYFSKKIKNVTHCEINSELSEIVKHNFSHLNNKNITCCAGDSNEILSELKTKWDWIYIDPSRRNDTKGKVFMLKDCLPNVPENLDFYFEKTNSILIKTAPILDISAGINELNHIITIHIVAVDNEVKELLWELNKGYNGAITIKTINLAKEKTDTFEFILDQNQEQPSFSLPKKYLYEPNSAIMKSGGFDQVGLFYKLDKLHKHSHLYTSDELIPFPGRIFQIEKCILYNKSEMKIHLENQKANITTRNFTDTVENIRKKWKIKEGGNLYCFFTTDENNSKIVLICNKIK